A genomic segment from Desulfonatronum lacustre DSM 10312 encodes:
- a CDS encoding polyphenol oxidase family protein, which yields MTIIPFSFPGLPNIQAAFTTRLGGVSQGPYAEANFSLEVGDEDARVLANRQILQRRLDFGHWFETRQVHGVEMIIEPGPPSAGTDAGTGDDAVSPRPTLEADGSATSRPGLALIVKIADCQPILLAHRGGRHVAALHCGWRGNRQGFPQKGVAAFCRAYNLRPEDVLAVRGPSLGPGASEFVNFELEWGDAFLDYFDSEAKTVDLWRLTRDQLLAAGLRPAHVFGLDLCTAGLPETFFSYRRDKTTGRQVGLIRIA from the coding sequence ATGACCATCATCCCCTTTTCCTTTCCCGGCCTGCCGAACATCCAGGCGGCCTTCACCACCCGGCTGGGCGGCGTGAGCCAAGGGCCCTACGCCGAGGCCAATTTCTCCCTTGAAGTGGGGGACGAGGACGCCAGGGTCCTGGCCAACCGTCAGATTCTGCAACGTAGGCTGGACTTCGGCCACTGGTTCGAGACCAGGCAGGTCCACGGCGTGGAAATGATCATCGAACCAGGCCCGCCAAGTGCGGGAACGGATGCGGGAACGGGTGATGACGCCGTCTCCCCGCGCCCCACCCTGGAGGCCGACGGCTCGGCCACCTCCCGCCCCGGTCTGGCCCTGATCGTGAAAATCGCGGACTGCCAGCCCATCCTCCTGGCCCATCGGGGCGGACGGCACGTGGCGGCCCTGCACTGCGGTTGGCGCGGCAACCGCCAGGGCTTCCCCCAAAAAGGCGTAGCCGCGTTTTGCCGGGCCTACAACCTTCGTCCCGAAGACGTTCTGGCCGTGCGCGGCCCCAGTCTGGGACCCGGCGCCAGTGAGTTCGTCAACTTTGAATTGGAATGGGGCGACGCATTCCTCGACTACTTCGACTCCGAAGCCAAAACCGTGGACCTCTGGCGGCTGACCCGGGATCAACTCCTGGCCGCCGGCCTCCGCCCGGCCCACGTCTTCGGCCTGGACCTCTGCACCGCCGGCCTGCCTGAAACCTTCTTCTCCTACCGCCGCGACAAGACAACCGGCCGTCAGGTCGGATTGATCCGGATCGCCTGA
- a CDS encoding 5-formyltetrahydrofolate cyclo-ligase, whose protein sequence is MDKAALRRGLRARREASAAAPAVHELILHRVRGLPEWARILGGARTVLVYLPLPGEVDTWPLIQELWGRGVRTLAPCCCPERFGDMDFLEFRSKDELLPGRYDILEPDRRVCTQCAPHDADAVLVPALAFDRDGYRLGFGGGYYDRLLSRLDPHILTIGPTFHDTLLDHLPREAHDQPVRVVCTERETIRPPR, encoded by the coding sequence ATGGACAAGGCCGCGTTGCGCCGCGGGTTGCGGGCCCGGCGCGAGGCGTCGGCCGCGGCCCCGGCGGTCCACGAGCTGATTCTCCACCGGGTTCGCGGCCTGCCCGAGTGGGCCCGGATACTCGGCGGGGCGCGGACCGTCCTGGTCTATCTGCCCCTGCCGGGCGAAGTGGACACGTGGCCGCTGATCCAGGAACTTTGGGGCCGGGGTGTCCGCACCCTGGCCCCTTGCTGTTGCCCGGAACGCTTCGGGGATATGGATTTCCTGGAATTTCGGTCCAAAGACGAACTGCTGCCCGGCCGCTACGACATCCTTGAGCCGGACCGCCGGGTTTGCACCCAGTGCGCTCCGCACGACGCGGACGCCGTGCTGGTCCCGGCCCTGGCCTTTGACCGCGACGGATACCGGCTGGGCTTCGGCGGCGGCTACTATGACCGCCTGCTTTCCCGGCTCGATCCACACATCCTGACCATCGGCCCGACCTTCCACGACACCCTGCTGGACCACCTGCCCCGGGAAGCCCACGACCAGCCCGTGCGCGTGGTCTGCACGGAGCGGGAAACCATCCGCCCCCCGCGATGA
- the ahcY gene encoding adenosylhomocysteinase yields MTRIPDTTTDCKVRDMSLAQWGRQEIEIAETEMPGLMALREEFGPSKPLTGARIAGCLHMTIQTAVLIETLIHLGAEVRWSSCNIFSTQDHAAAAIAAAGIPVFAWKGETEEEYWWCVDQTIQGPDGWTPNMLLDDGGDLTQVLHEKRPELMKGVRGLSEETTTGVHRLYQMEKAGTLMCPAFNVNDSVTKSKFDNLYGCRESLADGIKRATDVMVAGKVVVVAGYGDVGKGCAQAMRGLGARVLITEVDPIIALQAAMEGYQVLTMEEAAPLADIFVTATGCRDVVTRAHMDVMKDQAIVCNIGHFDLEIDVAGIRELNWINIKPQVDHIVFPDGKRIILLAEGRLVNLGCATGHPSFVMSASFTNQVIAQIELWTNPDKYENKVYVLPKLLDEKVARLHLGKLGVGLTTLTTAQADYLGVSQDGPYKPEYYRY; encoded by the coding sequence ATGACCAGAATTCCTGATACTACCACGGACTGCAAGGTTCGCGACATGTCCCTGGCCCAATGGGGCCGCCAGGAGATCGAGATCGCGGAAACCGAGATGCCCGGGCTGATGGCCCTGCGCGAAGAGTTCGGTCCGTCCAAGCCCCTGACGGGCGCACGCATTGCCGGCTGCCTGCACATGACCATCCAGACCGCGGTGCTCATCGAAACCCTGATCCACCTGGGCGCCGAGGTCCGGTGGAGTTCCTGCAACATCTTCTCCACCCAGGACCATGCCGCCGCGGCCATCGCCGCCGCCGGGATTCCGGTCTTTGCCTGGAAGGGCGAGACCGAGGAGGAATACTGGTGGTGCGTGGATCAGACCATCCAGGGCCCGGACGGCTGGACCCCGAACATGCTCCTGGACGACGGCGGCGACCTGACCCAGGTGCTGCATGAGAAACGCCCGGAACTGATGAAAGGCGTGCGCGGCCTGTCCGAGGAAACCACCACCGGCGTGCACCGCCTCTACCAGATGGAAAAAGCCGGCACGTTGATGTGCCCGGCCTTCAACGTCAACGACTCCGTGACCAAGAGCAAGTTCGACAACCTCTACGGTTGCCGGGAGTCCTTGGCCGACGGGATCAAGCGGGCCACGGACGTGATGGTGGCCGGCAAGGTCGTGGTGGTGGCCGGATACGGGGACGTGGGCAAGGGCTGCGCCCAGGCCATGCGCGGCCTGGGGGCCCGGGTACTGATCACGGAGGTCGACCCGATCATCGCCCTGCAGGCGGCCATGGAAGGCTACCAGGTGCTGACCATGGAAGAGGCCGCGCCTCTGGCCGACATCTTCGTCACGGCCACGGGCTGCCGGGACGTGGTCACCCGGGCGCACATGGACGTGATGAAGGACCAGGCCATTGTCTGCAACATCGGTCACTTCGACCTGGAAATCGATGTGGCCGGAATCCGCGAATTGAACTGGATCAACATCAAGCCCCAGGTGGACCACATTGTCTTCCCGGACGGCAAGCGGATTATCCTCCTGGCCGAAGGCCGGCTGGTCAACCTGGGCTGCGCCACGGGCCACCCTTCCTTCGTGATGTCCGCCTCCTTCACCAACCAGGTCATCGCCCAGATCGAACTGTGGACCAACCCCGACAAATACGAGAACAAGGTCTACGTCCTGCCCAAGCTGCTGGACGAAAAGGTGGCCCGGCTGCACCTGGGCAAGCTGGGCGTGGGCCTGACCACCCTGACCACGGCCCAGGCCGACTACCTGGGTGTATCCCAGGACGGCCCCTACAAACCGGAATACTATCGCTACTAA
- the murA gene encoding UDP-N-acetylglucosamine 1-carboxyvinyltransferase yields the protein MDKLIIEGNVPLHGRIRISGSKNAALPILLACILAEGPIRLRNVPKLKDIATTLQLLRLLGCEAEQNGETVVTCVGENLIPEAPYELVRTMRASVLCLGPLLARLGKAVVALPGGCAIGSRPVDLHLRGLERMGATFDLEAGNIIGRCDRLKGAHIHFDFPTVGGTENLLMAASLAEGETILENAAREPEVTNLADFLNACGAKIQGQGTSIIRVQGVERLTGAEFSVMPDRIEAGTFLVAAVITDGELYLENCSMADLDAVVYKLREMGVWLQEGKTGVLAKRGADLVGVDVMTQPFPGFPTDMQAQIMTLMGLAEGSGTIKETIFENRFMHVQELVRMGARIKVSGQNALVRGVDHYIGAPVMASDLRASASLVLAGLAAKGTTEVRRIYHLDRGYEDLEAKLSQVGARIRRVAQ from the coding sequence TTGGATAAACTGATCATCGAAGGGAACGTCCCCCTGCATGGGCGAATACGGATCAGTGGGTCGAAAAACGCGGCCCTGCCCATTTTACTGGCCTGCATCCTGGCCGAGGGCCCGATCCGCCTGCGCAACGTTCCCAAGCTCAAGGACATCGCCACGACCCTCCAACTGCTGCGCCTTCTGGGCTGCGAGGCAGAGCAGAACGGCGAGACCGTGGTCACCTGCGTGGGGGAGAATCTGATTCCCGAGGCTCCGTACGAATTGGTACGGACCATGCGTGCCTCGGTGCTCTGCCTGGGGCCGCTGCTGGCCCGGCTGGGCAAGGCCGTGGTAGCCCTGCCCGGCGGCTGCGCCATCGGCTCCCGACCAGTGGACCTGCACCTGCGCGGCCTGGAGCGAATGGGCGCCACCTTCGACCTGGAGGCCGGAAACATCATCGGCCGCTGCGACCGGCTCAAGGGAGCGCACATTCATTTCGATTTCCCCACGGTGGGGGGTACGGAAAACCTGCTCATGGCCGCCAGCCTGGCCGAAGGCGAAACCATCCTGGAAAACGCGGCCCGGGAGCCCGAGGTGACCAATCTGGCCGATTTCCTGAACGCCTGCGGCGCGAAGATCCAGGGCCAAGGCACCAGCATCATCCGCGTCCAGGGGGTGGAACGGCTTACCGGTGCCGAATTCAGCGTCATGCCGGACCGGATCGAAGCCGGAACCTTCCTGGTGGCTGCGGTGATCACGGACGGAGAACTCTATCTGGAGAACTGCTCCATGGCCGACCTGGACGCCGTGGTCTACAAGCTGCGGGAAATGGGGGTCTGGCTCCAGGAAGGCAAGACCGGCGTCCTGGCCAAGCGCGGGGCCGATCTGGTGGGAGTGGACGTGATGACCCAGCCTTTTCCCGGCTTTCCCACGGACATGCAGGCCCAGATTATGACCCTAATGGGCTTGGCCGAGGGTTCGGGCACGATCAAGGAAACCATCTTCGAGAACCGTTTCATGCACGTTCAGGAATTGGTCCGGATGGGTGCGCGGATCAAGGTCTCCGGCCAGAACGCCCTGGTCCGGGGCGTGGACCACTACATCGGGGCCCCGGTCATGGCCTCGGACCTGCGGGCCAGCGCCTCCCTGGTCCTGGCCGGTCTCGCGGCCAAGGGCACCACGGAAGTCCGCCGGATCTATCACCTGGACCGAGGCTACGAGGATCTGGAAGCCAAACTGTCCCAGGTAGGGGCACGAATTCGTCGCGTGGCCCAGTAA
- a CDS encoding patatin-like phospholipase family protein, whose amino-acid sequence MTGDSASSPPRTPRAPCNLDDLRSAGLGLVLGGGAARGFAHIGFLQELSRAGLRPACLAGSSIGAFIGAAYAGGDWPRFVDRALTLQRLDLLRMIDPVLAKCGLMDGDKVLEFLAGFLRVKNLEECDPPLAVNATDATTGEEVVISSGPIIPAVRASIALPGMFTPGRVGDRLLLDGGLINPLPVNICRGMGAEVVVAVDLNAHVLETGGCSADLAAAGRKPSLFSVLIHSIYIMQRTVNLMRLEKEPPDFLIQPELRDFRLLDFFKGPACSNAGARAARAFLHDLECPVQIG is encoded by the coding sequence ATGACCGGAGACTCCGCTTCTTCCCCTCCGCGCACCCCACGCGCCCCATGCAATTTAGACGACCTGCGTTCCGCCGGACTGGGTCTGGTCTTGGGCGGAGGAGCAGCCCGAGGGTTCGCCCATATCGGATTTCTTCAGGAGCTGAGCCGGGCTGGGTTGCGTCCGGCTTGTCTCGCCGGTTCGAGCATCGGCGCGTTCATCGGCGCGGCCTACGCCGGCGGGGATTGGCCGCGCTTCGTGGACCGGGCCCTGACGTTGCAACGGCTGGACCTGCTGCGCATGATCGATCCCGTTTTGGCGAAGTGCGGGCTGATGGACGGGGACAAGGTTCTGGAATTTCTGGCCGGTTTCCTGCGCGTCAAGAACCTGGAGGAGTGCGATCCGCCACTGGCCGTCAACGCCACGGACGCGACAACCGGCGAGGAAGTGGTCATCTCCTCCGGCCCGATCATCCCGGCCGTGCGGGCCAGCATCGCCCTGCCGGGCATGTTCACTCCGGGCAGGGTCGGAGACCGGCTCCTGCTGGACGGAGGGCTGATCAACCCTTTGCCGGTCAACATCTGCCGCGGGATGGGGGCCGAGGTGGTGGTGGCCGTGGACCTCAACGCCCATGTCCTCGAAACCGGAGGGTGCTCGGCCGATCTCGCCGCCGCGGGCCGCAAGCCCAGCCTGTTTTCCGTGCTGATTCACAGCATCTACATCATGCAGCGGACCGTAAACCTGATGCGCCTGGAAAAAGAGCCGCCCGACTTCCTGATTCAGCCGGAACTCCGCGACTTCCGGTTGCTGGATTTTTTCAAGGGCCCGGCCTGTTCGAACGCCGGAGCCCGGGCGGCCCGCGCCTTTCTTCACGATTTGGAATGTCCTGTTCAGATCGGATGA
- the mutL gene encoding DNA mismatch repair endonuclease MutL, whose protein sequence is MPEYNPSIRILPPELQNQIAAGEVVERPASVLKELLENSLDAGATRIQVVVDRGGQGLIQVQDDGFGIAPDQLELAVTRHATSKILSSEDLFSLHSFGFRGEALPSIASVSRLRLTSLARGDETATFIDVDAGRIVGNGPAALPEGTRVEVRDLFVNVPARLKFLKTTTTEGKRCQDIFCRLALAHLGVHFDYTVGGRAALNLPPTGDLRQRLAAIWPPAVTDSLLEVDLVRDGQRLRGMVGAPGTAQGQADRMLLYVNQRPVQDKLLLRAVRDAYQGRLLSREYPQTALFLEIPPEEVDVNVHPAKSEVRFRDQQGIFSLVRAAVSQALERSEPKTFSLGPASTEPPEGGNSAGRLADGLARVQHDPFSPGRPPTQETTYPDDPRPGNRPKFSTLREYQRLFPADSRPSSVPVASVETAGGNGETAGPFFQPATPDPISKTPDSTESAPGDVHYLGQVLNTYLVLATAEGLLLVDQHAAHERVLFQRLRHSARPVPRDLLVSLELSLHPAQQESLEQLWTTLPEIGFRLENPRPGLLLVRGLPEHMATGAAKEFLLDLLNDQPVDLDLGRDQGQGQEANLKTEAALSLSQKLEPIWHLMACKSAITAGQKLDRSEALHLLDAWLTCPDRSFCPHGRPITVRLGANELEKLFKRKG, encoded by the coding sequence ATGCCTGAATACAATCCGTCCATTCGTATCCTGCCCCCGGAACTGCAAAACCAGATCGCCGCCGGCGAAGTGGTGGAGCGTCCGGCCAGCGTGCTTAAGGAGCTTCTGGAAAACAGCCTGGATGCCGGCGCGACACGGATTCAGGTCGTGGTGGATCGCGGCGGTCAGGGATTGATCCAAGTCCAGGACGACGGGTTCGGCATCGCGCCGGACCAGTTGGAACTGGCCGTGACCCGGCACGCCACCAGCAAAATCCTGAGCAGCGAAGACCTGTTCTCCCTGCACAGCTTTGGATTTCGGGGCGAGGCCCTGCCCAGCATCGCTTCGGTCTCTCGCCTGCGTCTGACCTCCCTGGCCAGGGGGGACGAAACAGCCACATTCATCGACGTGGACGCCGGGCGCATCGTCGGCAACGGTCCGGCCGCCCTGCCCGAAGGTACCCGGGTGGAGGTCCGAGACCTGTTCGTCAACGTCCCGGCCAGACTGAAATTCCTCAAGACCACCACCACCGAGGGCAAGCGCTGTCAGGACATCTTTTGCCGGTTGGCCCTGGCCCATCTCGGGGTGCATTTCGACTATACGGTAGGTGGGCGGGCGGCGTTGAATTTGCCTCCCACGGGCGATCTTCGGCAGCGCCTGGCCGCGATTTGGCCGCCCGCGGTCACGGACAGCCTATTGGAAGTGGACCTGGTTCGCGACGGTCAGCGTCTGCGCGGAATGGTCGGTGCGCCGGGCACGGCCCAGGGCCAAGCGGACCGGATGCTGCTGTACGTCAACCAGCGTCCGGTGCAGGACAAGCTCCTGCTGCGCGCGGTCCGGGACGCCTACCAGGGGCGGCTGCTGTCACGGGAGTATCCCCAAACGGCCCTGTTCCTGGAGATTCCACCGGAAGAGGTGGACGTCAACGTCCACCCGGCCAAGTCCGAGGTCCGGTTCCGCGACCAGCAGGGAATTTTTTCCCTGGTCCGGGCCGCCGTGTCCCAGGCTCTGGAACGCTCCGAACCCAAAACCTTCTCCTTGGGCCCCGCCTCCACCGAGCCGCCTGAAGGAGGGAATTCCGCTGGCCGCCTCGCTGATGGTCTCGCGAGAGTCCAACACGACCCTTTCTCTCCAGGAAGACCACCCACCCAGGAAACCACCTATCCGGACGATCCGCGCCCGGGTAATCGTCCCAAGTTTTCCACCCTCCGCGAATACCAGCGACTTTTTCCCGCGGACTCCCGGCCTTCCTCAGTCCCGGTCGCGTCAGTGGAAACAGCGGGTGGCAACGGAGAAACGGCTGGTCCGTTTTTTCAGCCCGCCACCCCTGATCCGATCTCCAAAACACCAGACTCGACCGAATCCGCCCCGGGGGATGTTCACTATCTGGGGCAGGTGCTGAACACCTATCTGGTTCTGGCCACGGCCGAAGGCCTGCTGCTGGTGGACCAGCACGCGGCCCATGAGCGGGTTCTATTTCAGCGCTTGCGTCATTCCGCCCGTCCTGTGCCCCGTGACCTGCTGGTCTCCCTGGAACTGTCCCTGCACCCGGCTCAGCAGGAATCTTTGGAACAGCTCTGGACGACCTTGCCGGAAATCGGGTTTCGCTTGGAGAATCCCCGGCCCGGCCTGCTGCTTGTTCGCGGTCTGCCCGAACATATGGCCACCGGCGCGGCCAAGGAATTCCTCCTGGATCTGCTCAACGACCAGCCCGTTGACCTTGATTTAGGCCGCGACCAGGGCCAAGGACAAGAAGCGAATCTGAAGACGGAAGCGGCCCTCTCCCTTTCCCAAAAGCTGGAGCCGATCTGGCACCTGATGGCCTGCAAGAGCGCCATCACCGCCGGCCAAAAGCTGGATCGCTCAGAAGCGTTGCACCTCTTGGACGCCTGGCTGACTTGCCCGGACCGCTCTTTTTGCCCACATGGACGCCCCATTACGGTCCGTCTGGGGGCCAATGAACTGGAGAAGCTGTTCAAGCGCAAGGGGTAA